In the genome of Nonlabens sp. MB-3u-79, one region contains:
- a CDS encoding M15 family metallopeptidase, whose protein sequence is MMRFIGLMFLFTLTTTTQTGQKELTGQSANPNNLLEKETQAAFDLMKTAAAKEGIQLRVVSGYRSFTRQTQIWNRKYKKYESQGLEPDAIFDKIVEYSTVPGTSRHHWGTDIDLIDANATYSGDVLVPSKFHGTGPFCKLKDWMEKHSSAYDFEIVYTMNENRTGFKYEPWHYSYVPLSRKRYNDYLKNIDLVSFLRSEAIMGMDKISEERIHRYLEEHIKGIHPKLKG, encoded by the coding sequence ATGATGCGATTCATTGGACTAATGTTCCTTTTTACATTAACCACTACCACACAAACTGGTCAAAAAGAACTCACTGGGCAAAGTGCCAATCCTAATAATCTATTAGAAAAAGAAACTCAAGCTGCGTTTGATCTTATGAAAACTGCAGCCGCAAAAGAAGGTATTCAACTGAGGGTAGTTTCTGGTTACAGGAGTTTTACCCGACAGACACAAATATGGAATCGCAAGTATAAAAAATACGAGTCACAAGGTCTTGAGCCTGATGCCATTTTTGATAAAATTGTAGAATACAGTACGGTACCTGGAACCTCTAGACACCATTGGGGAACGGATATCGACCTTATTGATGCAAATGCAACCTACTCTGGAGACGTTTTAGTACCGTCTAAATTTCATGGCACTGGCCCTTTTTGCAAACTCAAGGATTGGATGGAAAAGCACAGTTCAGCGTATGATTTTGAAATCGTTTACACCATGAATGAAAACCGCACTGGTTTTAAATATGAGCCGTGGCATTATAGCTATGTTCCGCTTTCGCGAAAGCGGTATAACGACTATTTAAAAAACATCGATCTGGTTTCTTTCTTAAGGTCAGAAGCTATTATGGGAATGGATAAAATCAGTGAAGAACGCATCCATCGTTACCTGGAAGAGCATATCAAAGGGATCCATCCTAAATTAAAAGGCTGA